Proteins from one Astatotilapia calliptera chromosome 8, fAstCal1.2, whole genome shotgun sequence genomic window:
- the LOC113027709 gene encoding myosin heavy chain, fast skeletal muscle-like, translating to MSSDADMAVFGEAAPYLRRPERERIEAQNRPFDAKTAVFVVDPKELFVKGTFQSKEGGKATVKTQSGQVVTVKEDEIFPMNPPKFDKIEDMAMMTHLNEAAVLFNLKERYAAWMIYTYSGLFCVTVNPYKWLPVYNQEVVVAYRGKKRQEAPPHIFSISDNAYQSMLTDRENQSILITGESGAGKTVNTKRVIQYFATIAGSGDRKKDAAATGKLQGNLEDQIISANPLLEAFGNAKTVRNDNSSRFGKFIRIHFGTTGKLASADIETYLLEKSRVTFQLAAERSYHIFYQIMSNKRPELIETLLITTNPYDYPFVSQGEISVASIDDSEELMATDSAIDILGFTGEEKIGIYKLIGAVMHYGNMKFKQKQREEQAEPDGTEVADKAAYLMGLNSADLLKALCYPRVKVGNEYVTKGQTVQQVYNSIGALAKSVYEKMFLWMVLRINQMLDTKQPRQFFIGVLDIAGFEIFDYNSLEQLCINFTNEKLQQFFNHHMFVLEQEEYKKEGIEWEFIDFGMDLAACIELIEKPMGIFSILEEECMFPKASDTTFKNKLYDQHLGKSSNFQKPKSVKGKAEAHFSLVHYAGTVDYSITGWLDKNKDPLNETVVQLYQKASLKLLAFLYSNYASSEENTGGSGGVKKAAKKKGASFQTVSALFRENLGKLMTNLRSTHPHFVRCLIPNETKTPGIMEHHLVIHQLRCNGVLEGIRICRKGFPSRILYGDFKQRYKVLNASVIPEGQFIDNKKASEKLLGSIDVDHTQYKFGHTKVFFKAGLLGLLEEMRDEKLASLITITQALCRGFLRRKEFQKMMERRESIYIVQYNIRSFMNVKHWPWMKLYFKIKPLLRSAETEKEMAMMKVEFAKCKEDLAKAEAKKKELEAKMVSLLQEKNDLCLQIQAESESLADAEERCEGLIKNKILLEAKTKELSERLEDEEELNAELTAKKRKLEDECSELKKDIDDLELTLAKVEKEKHATENKVKNLTEEMSCLDDTIAKLSKEKLALQEVHQQTLDDLQAEEDKVNSLTKAKIKLEQQVDDLEGSLEQEKKVRMDVERAKRKLEGDLKLAQESIMDLENGNQQLKEHLKKKDFELSQFVSKIEDEQSAAVQCQKRIKELQACNEELVEELEVERVARAKVEKQRSDLSRELEEISERLEEAGGATAAQVELNKKREAEFQKLRRDLEESTLHHEAIAAALRKKHADSVAELGEQIDNLQRVKQKLEKEKSEYKMETDDLSSNMEIMVKAKINYEKLCRSLEDQLSEYKTKHDENTHLITEVNAQKARLQNENGELSRLLEEKEAILSQMLRSKLAFTQQVEELKRQVEEEIKAKNALSHALQSARHDCDLLREQYEEEQEAKAELQRAMSKANSEVAQWRTKYETDAIQRNDELEEAKKKLAQRLQEAEEAIEAVNAKCFSLEKTKQRLQGEVEDLMADMERANTQAAGLDKKQRSFDKILSEWKQKYEETQAELDGVQRESRSLSTELFKTKNSYEEALEQLEVLKRENKNLQQEISDLTEQLGENGKAIHELEKTKRQSETEKTEIQTALEEAEASLEHEESKILRIQLELTQVKGDIDRRLAEKDEEIEQMKRNHQRVLETMQSALDAEMRSKNDTIRIRKKMETDLNEMEIQLSHANRQAAEAQKQLRNIQSHLKEQTIHLDEALRTQEDLKEQVAMVERKSSLLQAEMEELQAALEQSERSRKLAEGEVADACERVGLLHSQNTSLLNSKRKLDADVSQLQGEVEDAIQEARNAEEKAKKAITDAAMMAEELKKEQDTSSHLERMKKNLEVSVKDLQHRLDEAENLALKGGKKQLQKLEARVRELEGEVELEQKRAADAIKGVRKYERRVKELTYQTEEDKKTVLRLQDLVDKLQLKVKAYKRQNEEAEEQANVHLAKLRKVQHELEEAQERADIAESQVNKMRAKSREFGKAAESE from the exons ACCTACTCTGGCTTGTTCTGTGTCACTGTGAACCCTTACAAGTGGCTCCCAGTGTACAACCAGGAAGTGGTGGTAGCCTACAGGGGTAAGAAGCGCCAGGAGGCTCCACCACACATCTTCTCCATTTCCGACAATGCATATCAGTCGATGCTTACTG ataGAGAAAACCAGTCCATCCTCATCAC TGGAGAATCCGGTGCAGGAAAGACTGTCAACACCAAGCGTGTCATCCAGTACTTTGCGACAATCGCAGGCTCCGGGGACAGGAAAAAAGATGCTGCTGCCACTGGAAAATTACag GGGAATCTGGAGGATCAAATCATCTCTGCTAACCCTTTGTTGGAAGCCTTTGGAAATGCCAAGACTGTCAGAAATGATAACTCTTCACGCTTT gGCAAATTCATCAGGATCCACTTTGGAACCACAGGAAAGCTGGCTTCTGCTGATATTGAGACTT ATTTACTGGAAAAATCCAGAGTAACGTTTCAACTGGCCGCAGAGAGGAGTTACCATATTTTCTACCAGATAATGTCCAACAAGAGGCCTGAGCTCATAG AAACTCTCCTCATTACCACCAACCCCTATGACTACCCATTTGTCAGCCAGGGGGAGATCAGCGTGGCGAGTATTGATGACAGTGAAGAATTGATGGCCACTGAT AGTGCTATCGACATCCTGGGCTTCACTGGAGAGGAGAAGATTGGCATCTATAAGCTGATAGGTGCCGTGATGCATTATGGGAATATGAAGTTCAAGcagaagcagagagaggagcagGCAGAGCCAGACGGCACGGAGG TGGCTGACAAAGCAGCTTACCTGATGGGTCTGAActctgcagacctgctgaaaGCTTTGTGTTATCCAAGAGTAAAGGTTGGCAATGAGTATGTGACCAAAGGGCAGACTGTTCAGCAG GTCTACAATTCTATTGGCGCTTTGGCCAAATCAGTGTATGAGAAGATGTTTCTCTGGATGGTCCTCCGCATTAATCAGATGCTTGACACGAAGCAACCTCGGCAGTTCTTTATTGGAGTCCTGGACATTGCTGGATTTGAAATCTTTGAT TATAACAGTCTGGAACAGTTGTGCATCAATTTCACCAACGAGAAACTGCAACAGTTTTTCAACCATCACATGTTTGTGCTGGAGCAAGAGGAGTATAAAAAGGAAGGCATCGAGTGGGAGTTCATTGACTTTGGGATGGACCTGGCTGCCTGTATCGAGCTCATTGAGAAG CCAATGGGCATCTTTTCCATCCTTGAAGAGGAGTGTATGTTCCCTAAGGCTTCAGACACGACCTTTAAAAACAAGTTGTATGACCAGCATCTAGGAAAATCAAGCAACTTTCAGAAGCCCAAGTCTGTCAAAGGCAAGGCTGAAGCTCATTTCTCTTTGGTGCACTATGCCGGGACTGTGGATTACAGCATCACAGGCTGGTTAGACAAAAACAAGGACCCGCTGAATGAGACTGTCGTCCAACTCTACCAGAAAGCCAGCCTGAAACTACTGGCTTTCCTCTATTCTAACTATGCTTCTTCTGAGG AAAACACAGGTGGAAGTGGTGGTGTTAAGAAAGCAGCAAAGAAGAAGGGCGCATCGTTCCAGACTGTGTCAGCCCTCTTTAGG GAGAATCTGGGAAAGCTAATGACAAACCTGAGGAGCACCCATCCTCACTTTGTTAGGTGCCTGATCCCAAATGAAACTAAAACTCCAG GGATTATGGAACACCATCTGGTCATCCATCAGCTGAGATGTAATGGTGTGTTAGAAGGAATCAGGATCTGCAGGAAGGGCTTTCCCAGTCGGATCCTGTATGGGGATTTCAAGCAAAG GTACAAAGTACTGAATGCCAGTGTAATTCCTGAAGGACAATTCATTGACAACAAGAAAGCTTCCGAGAAGCTCTTGGGCTCTATCGATGTAGATCACACACAGTATAAGTTCGGACATACCAAG GTGTTCTTCAAAGCAGGACTTTTGGGTCTGCTGGAAGAGATGAGGGATGAAAAACTTGCCTCTCTTATCACAATTACTCAGGCTTTGTGCCGTGGCTTTCTCAGAAGGAAGGAGTTTCAGAAAATGATGGAGAGAAG AGAGTCTATTTATATCGTTCAGTACAATATTCGCTCCTTCATGAATGTGAAACACTGGCCATGGATGAAGCTCTACTTTAAGATCAAGCCACTCTTGAGGAGTGCTGAGACGGAGAAGGAGATGGCCATGATGAAAGTTGAATTTGCCAAGTGTAAGGAGGATTTAGCCAAAGCTGAGGCTAAGAAGAAGGAGCTGGAAGCCAAAATGGTTTCTCTACTTCAGGAAAAGAACGACTTGTGTCTGCAGATTCAAGCT GAAAGTGAGAGCTTGGCAGATGCTGAGGAGCGATGCGAGGGACTGATAAAGAACAAGATCTTGCTCGAGGCTAAAACCAAAGAACTGAGTGAGAGactggaggatgaggaggagctgAACGCTGAACTGACTGCCAAGAAGAGGAAGCTAGAAGATGAAtgctctgagctgaagaaggatATTGATGATTTGGAGCTCACCTTGGCTAAAgtggagaaagaaaagcatgcCACTGAAAACAAG GTGAAGAATCTGACAGAAGAAATGTCGTGTCTTGATGACACTATTGCTAAGTTATCCAAGGAGAAGCTGGCCCTCCAAGAGGTCCACCAGCAGACACTAGATGATCTGCaagcagaagaagacaaagTCAACTCTCTAACCAAAGCTAAGATCAAGCTGGAGCAACAAGTTGATGAT CTTGAGGGCTCTCTagaacaagaaaagaaagttcGAATGGATGTGGAGAGGGCTAAAAGAAAGCTTGAAGGAGATCTGAAACTTGCTCAGGAATCCATAATGGATTTGGAAAATGGCAATCAACAGCTGAAGGAGCATCTCAAAAA GAAAGACTTCGAATTAAGCCAGTTTGTATCAAAAATTGAGGATGAGCAAAGTGCAGCTGTACAATGTCAGAAGAGGATCAAGGAGCTTCAG GCATGCAATGAAGAGCTAGTGGAAGAGCTTGAAGTTGAGCGTGTTGCTAGGGCCAAGGTGGAAAAGCAAAGGTCTGATCTTTCCAGAGAGCTTGAGGAGATCAGTGAGAGGCTGGAGGAGGCTGGAGGAGCCACGGCCGCTCAAGTAGAACTGAACAAGAAGCGAGAGGCTGAGTTTCAGAAATTAAGACGAGACCTCGAAGAATCGACCCTACACCACGAGGCCATCGCTGCAGCTTTAAGAAAGAAGCACGCTGACAGTGTGGCTGAGCTGGGAGAGCAGATTGACAATCTGCAGAGAGTCAAGCAGAAGCTAGAAAAGGAGAAGAGTGAGTACAAGATGGAGACTGATGATCTGTCTAGCAACATGGAGATCATGGTCAAAGCAAAG ATTAATTATGAAAAGCTGTGCCGCTCTCTGGAAGACCAACTGAgtgaatacaaaacaaaacatgatgaGAACACACATCTGATCACTGAAGTAAATGCTCAAAAGGCAAGACTTCAGAATGAAAATG GTGAGCTCTCTCGTCTGCTTGAGGAGAAAGAAGCAATACTCTCTCAGATGTTGAGGTCCAAGCTTGCCTTTACCCAGCAAGTCGAGGAACTGAAGAGACAGGTTGAGGAAGAAATAAAG GCAAAGAATGCCCTGTCCCATGCTCTTCAATCTGCCCGCCATGACTGTGATTTGCTGAGGGAGCAGTATGAGGAGGAACAAGAGGCCAAGGCTGAGCTCCAGAGAGCAATGTCCAAGGCCAACAGTGAAGTGGCTCAGTGGAGAACCAAGTATGAGACTGATGCCATCCAGCGCAATGATGAATTGGAAGAGGCAAA GAAAAAGCTTGCACAGCGTTTGCAGGAGGCTGAGGAGGCAATTGAGGCTGTGAATGCCAAGTGTTTCTCTTTGGAGAAGACAAAGCAAAGGCTGCAGGGAGAAGTGGAGGACCTCATGGCTGACATGGAAAGAGCAAACACTCAAGCAGCTGGTCTGGATAAAAAGCAGAGGAGCTTTGATAAG ATTCTTTCTGAGTGGAAGCAGAAATATGAGGAAACTCAGGCTGAACTGGATGGTGTACAGAGAGAGTCTCGCTCCCTCAGCACTGAACTCTTCAAAACAAAGAATTCTTATGAGGAAGCGTTGGAGCAGCTCGAAGTCCTCAAACGAGAGAACAAAAACCTGCAAC AAGAAATTTCTGATCTGACTGAACAGCTCGGAGAGAATGGCAAAGCCATTCATGAGCTGGAGAAGACTAAGAGGCAAAGTGAAACTGAGAAGACAGAGATTCAGACTGCTTTGGAGGAAGCTGAG GCTTCTCTGGAGCATGAGGAATCCAAAATTTTGCGCATTCAGTTGGAGCTCACTCAGGTCAAAGGGGACATCGATCGCCGGCTGGCAGAGAAGGATGAGGAGATTGAGCAGATGAAACGCAACCACCAGCGTGTTTTGGAGACAATGCAGTCAGCTCTAGATGCTGAGATGCGGAGCAAGAATGATACCATTCGAATTAGGAAAAAGATGGAGACTGACCTCAATGAGATGGAGATACAGCTTAGCCATGCCAATCGACAGGCTGCTGAAGCCCAGAAGCAGCTGAGGAACATACAAAGCCACCTCAAA GAACAAACCATTCACCTGGATGAGGCTCTGCGGACCCAGGAGGACCTGAAGGAGCAGGTGGCCATGGTGGAGCGCAAGAGCAGCCTGCTACAGGCAGAAATGGAGGAGCTGCAGGCTGCTCTGGAACAGTCAGAAAGAAGCCGGAAATTGGCTGAAGGGGAAGTAGCTGATGCCTGTGAGCGAGTCGGGCTGTTACACTCTCAG AACACCAGTCTGCTCAACTCTAAGAGAAAGCTGGATGCAGATGTCAGCCAGCTGCAGGGGGaggtggaggatgccatccaaGAGGCTCGTAATGCAGAGGAAAAAGCCAAAAAGGCCATCACCGAT GCAGCAATGATGGCGGAGGAACTGAAGAAAGAACAGGACACAAGCAGTCACCtggagaggatgaagaagaacCTGGAGGTATCTGTGAAGGATCTGCAACACCGCCTGGACGAAGCAGAGAACCTGGCTCTGAAGGGGGGCAAGAAGCAGCTTCAGAAACTGGAAGCACGG GTGCGTGAGCTGGAGGGGGAAGTGGAACTTGAACAGAAAAGAGCCGCTGATGCCATAAAAGGAGTCCGGAAATACGAGAGGAGAGTCAAGGAGCTCACTTACCAGACTGAGGAGGACAAGAAGACTGTTTTGAGACTACAGGACCTCGTAGACAAGCTGCAGCTCAAAGTCAAGGCCTACAAACGACAAAATGAAGAAGCG GAGGAGCAGGCCAACGTTCATCTTGCTAAGCTGAGGAAGGTGCAACATGAGCTGGAGGAGGCGCAGGAGCGTGCAGACATCGCTGAATCCCAGGTTAACAAGATGAGAGCTAAAAGCAGAGAGTTTGGAAAG GCTGCAGAATCCGAGTAA